A portion of the Oreochromis niloticus isolate F11D_XX linkage group LG10, O_niloticus_UMD_NMBU, whole genome shotgun sequence genome contains these proteins:
- the LOC109203801 gene encoding geminin, with amino-acid sequence MEVKSTQTEAADGLIDGMSKEAYELMVKETPTSTYWKEVAEEQQKALYNVLQENEKLHKSIDDRDEQITKLQSENEELQELAQHVQYMADMTERLTGKSPDNLDELRGIALDEDEAEHEDYDDLADQSENDPDYSHGSAEELSDDEEPGPSGLQN; translated from the coding sequence ATGGAAGTCAAATCCACTCAAACAGAAGCAGCTGATGGGTTAATAGATGGCATGTCCAAAGAAGCATATGAGCTCATGGTCAAAGAAACTCCAACTTCCACCTACTGGAAAGAGGTAGCAGAGGAGCAACAGAAAGCACTGTACAATGTTCTACAGGAGAATGAGAAGCTCCACAAAAGCATAGACGACAGAGATGAGCAGATAACGAAGCTTCAGAGTGAAAATGAAGAGCTGCAGGAGCTTGCTCAACATGTCCAGTACATGGCTGACATGACTGAGAGACTGACTGGGAAATCTCCTGACAATCTGGATGAGCTCAGAGGAATTGCCCTTGATGAAGATGAGGCTGAACATGAAGACTACGACGACTTGGCAGATCAGAGTGAAAACGATCCAGACTACAGTCACGGCTCTGCAGAAGAGCTATCAGATGATGAAGAACCAGGACCCTCAGGACTCCAGAACTAA
- the LOC100707452 gene encoding LOW QUALITY PROTEIN: sodium/hydrogen exchanger 6 (The sequence of the model RefSeq protein was modified relative to this genomic sequence to represent the inferred CDS: deleted 2 bases in 1 codon), whose product MGFTRSRFLGGKPSKAPLLLPFLLTVLLVGSQGDGGAMDNGATERIAEESHRQDSAYLLIFIMLLTLTILTIWLFKHRRFRFLHETGLAMIYGLLVGVILRFGIHAQSMSDVILGCAVNGSPATLLVNVSGRFYEYTLKGEVGQGKGHQVQDDEMLRKVTFDPEVFFNILLPPIIFHAGYSLKRRHFFRNIGSILAYAFIGTVISCFVIGLIMYGFVSFMKVVGQLGGDFYFTDCLFFGAIVSATDPVTVLAIFNELKVDVDLYALLFGESVLNDAVAIVLSSSIVAYQPAGDNSHSFEAMAMLKSFGVFLGVFSGSFALGVVTGVVTALVTKFTKLRDFPLLETALFFLMSWSTFLLAEACGFTGVVAVLFCGITQAHYTYNNLSPDSQDRTKQLFELLNFLAENFIFSYMGLTLFSFQSHVFNPLFIVGAFVAVFLGRAANIYPLSFLLNLGRKNKIGYNFQHVMMFAGLRGAMTFALSIRDTATYARQMMFSTTLLIVFFTVWICGGGTTPMLSFMSIPVGVDSDQDNTNSGALDGSQRRSTKHESAWPFRIWYNFDHNYLKPLLTHSGPPLTATMPACCGPLARCLTSPQAYENEGQLHDDDSDFILNDASVSSMYADVTVSTDASGSRTVNPKRSSTTRAGGGVGSFDEGLDHELSVAEHEVAIRGTRLVLPMDDPVEAPTTVTLPPPPSPPRSEPHRHRL is encoded by the exons ATGGGATTCACACGGAGTCGCTTTCTTGGCGGTAAGCCGTCGAAAGCGCCGCTGCTGCTGCCTTTTCTGCTCACAGTCCTGCTCGTCGGGAGCCAAGGGGACGGCGGTGCGATGGACAACGGCGCAACTGAGAGGATAGCAGAGGAAAGCCACCGACAGGACAGTGCCTACCTACTGATATTCATAATGCTCTTGACGCTCACCATACTAACCATATGGCTTTTCAAACACCGCCGATTCAGGTTCCTGCACGAAACAGGGCTTGCCATGATCTATG GACTGCTGGTGGGTGTGATCCTGCGGTTTGGCATCCACGCC CAAAGCATGAGCGACGTGATTCTCGGCTGTGCCGTTAACGGCAGTCCTGCCACTCTCTTGGTCAATGTCAGCGGACGGTTCTATGAGTACACTCTGAAGGGGGAAGTCGGACAGGGCAAAGGTCACCAAGTACAGGATGATGAGATGTTGAGAAAG gtgacctttgacccagaggtgtttttcaacattttgcTGCCTCCCATTATTTTCCATGCGGGTTACAGTCTGAAAAGG aGACACTTTTTCAGAAACATCGGTTCCATCCTCGCCTATGCTTTCATCGGAACAGTTATATCCTGCTTTGTTATCGG GCTGATCATGTATGGCTTTGTGTCCTTCATGAAAGTCGTGGGGCAGCTTGGTGGAGATTTTTACTTTACTGATTGCCTCTTCTTTGGGGCCATCGTTTCAGCAACAGACCCTG TGACAGTCCTCGCCATCTTCAATGAGCTAAAGGTAGACGTGGACCTCTACGCTTTACTGTTTGGGGAAAGCGTCCTCAATGATGCCGTCGCCATCGTCCTCTCCTC CTCCATTGTGGCGTACCAGCCTGCAGGCGACAACAGCCACAGCTTTGAGGCCATGGCCATGTTGAAGTCCTTCGGCGTCTTTCTGGGCGTCTTCAGCGGATCTTTTGCTCTCGGTGTTGTTACAGGAGTTGTGACCGCCCTC GTCACCAAGTTCACTAAGCTGCGGGACTTCCCCTTATTGGAGACGGCGCTCTTTTTCCTGATGTCCTGGAGCACCTTTCTCTTGGCGGAGGCCTGCGGGTTCACAG GTGTTGTTGCTGTGCTGTTCTGTGGGATCACTCAGGCCCACTACACCTACAACAATCTCTCACCAGACTCTCAAGACAGGACCAAACAG TTGTTTGAGCTGCTGAACTTCCTGGCAGAGAACTTCATCTTCTCCTACATGGGTCTGACGCTCTTCTCCTTCCAGTCGCACGTCTTCAACCCTCTCTTCATTGTCGGAGCCTTC GTGGCAGTGTTTCTGGGCAGGGCTGCAAACATCTACCCCCTGTCCTTCCTCCTCAACCTGGGCCGCAAGAACAAGATCGGATACAACTTTCAGCACGTTATGATGTTTGCAG GTCTGCGTGGGGCGATGACCTTTGCACTTTCCATTCGAGACACAGCGACTTACGCCCGTCAGATGATGTTTTCAACCACGCTCCTGATTGTTTTCTTCACTGTGTGGATCTGTGGTGGTGGCACCACACCCATGCTATCTTTCATGAGCATACC ggTGGGTGTGGACTCTGATCAAGACAACACT AATTCGGGTGCGTTGGATGGGTCACAGCGAAGGAGCACCAAACATGAGAGCGCCTGGCCTTTTAGGATATGGTATAACTTTGACCACAA CTACCTGAAACCCCTCCTGACCCACAGCGGTCCGCCTCTCACTGCTACTATGCCTGCATGCTGTGGACCGCTGGCTCGATGCCTCACCAGCCCACAGGCCTATGAG AATGAAGGTCAGCTCCATGACGACGACTCTGACTTCATCCTGAATGATGCCAGCGTGAGCTCCATGTATGCCGACGTCACCGTCAGCACGGACGCGTCCGGATCCCGCACCGTCAACCCCAAGCGCTCCTCCACCACCCGCGCCGGGGGTGGTGTAGGTTCTTTCGATGAAGGTCTGGATCACGAGCTCTCTGTGGCAGAACACGAAGTGGCGATCCGGGGAACGCGGCTGGTCTTGCCCATGGATGACCCCGTGGAGGCCCCGACTACCGTCACCCTGCCTCCGCCACCCTCCCCGCCGCGCTCTGAACCTCACAGGCACAGACTGTAA